The following coding sequences lie in one Synechococcus sp. PCC 7336 genomic window:
- a CDS encoding PAS domain S-box protein, with the protein MDTNTFSPQITSNHLHGQPEEAQPIDNSAYQRMDAISVPIWVASPSGEILFGNRRWWALFNTPLHRRDRCPLAALLQPADAELLNAQWKTYHKLQKALEVDVCLAGSRVPQQQIYMRIEPIVSAGKICEWVGTCNDNQAPPSVSRQLDEERQLVDALLDNLSDGIVACNLDGVLTLFNRASRNFHGLPQEPIPASDWANHYDLYRADGTTPLPTEEIPLFRALRGESIKNAEMVIAPERGPTRLILANGEPILATDGRKLGAVATMRDVTEQRRAERQLRQSEMRYRLLAENIQDVLVETTPAGVVRYVSASVHNRLGYEPDALIGRSLMELMHPEDAAALNRTRAIAASVFAPYHSQYRMRHSDGSYLWFESSSSVVCNATTGEPRVSIALLRDITERKQFEAAICELNDDLEARVEQRTAALERLNFHNQELLTREQKAKFDLGQSEQQYRSVVNNVRDIIFKLDLSGNLTFLNPAWSEVMGYDRNTSLNTKLSSYLFDADLPSYEKAIEQLCQGEESGRRLEFRVRTGSGDLCWLEMDASRMEATEPLPACVTGILTDITQRKRSEELLQARAEELEAINASLLQTTALVERRNRELDQFAYVTSHDLKAPLRAIANLSHWIEEDLEDVLTEETRHQMNLLRSRVERMEALINGLLQYSRVGRTGTEQIRVDVAVLLAEVLEMLSLPPECRIQIDDPMPTIVTEKLLLQQVFSNLISNAVKHHNRSDGQVRISATRERDRVVFSVADDGPGIAPQYHEKIFSIFQTLEARDKTENTGIGLSIVKKIVETSGGSIQVQSQPGRGATFTFSLPISQL; encoded by the coding sequence ATGGATACCAATACTTTTTCGCCGCAAATAACCTCAAACCATTTGCACGGACAGCCTGAGGAGGCACAGCCGATTGACAATAGCGCCTACCAGCGCATGGATGCCATATCGGTACCGATATGGGTTGCCAGTCCGAGTGGAGAGATCTTGTTCGGAAATCGACGTTGGTGGGCACTTTTTAACACGCCACTCCATCGCCGCGATCGATGCCCTTTAGCTGCTTTGCTGCAGCCAGCCGATGCCGAGCTCTTGAACGCTCAGTGGAAGACTTACCACAAGCTACAAAAAGCCTTAGAGGTTGACGTGTGTTTGGCCGGATCGCGAGTGCCGCAGCAACAGATCTACATGCGCATTGAACCCATTGTCTCTGCCGGTAAAATTTGCGAGTGGGTGGGAACTTGCAACGACAATCAAGCTCCACCTTCGGTTAGCCGCCAGTTGGACGAGGAACGACAGCTTGTGGATGCCCTCTTAGACAATTTGTCTGATGGTATCGTTGCCTGCAACCTCGATGGGGTTCTGACGCTGTTTAACCGCGCCTCGCGAAACTTCCACGGCTTACCCCAAGAGCCCATTCCCGCTAGCGATTGGGCAAATCACTACGACTTATATCGTGCTGATGGTACGACCCCTCTCCCCACAGAAGAGATCCCGCTGTTTCGAGCATTGCGGGGGGAATCGATTAAAAATGCCGAAATGGTCATCGCCCCAGAACGGGGACCCACCCGATTAATTTTGGCCAATGGCGAGCCGATTTTGGCCACCGATGGTCGCAAACTTGGGGCCGTGGCGACCATGCGAGACGTCACCGAACAACGGCGAGCTGAGCGCCAGTTACGGCAAAGCGAGATGCGATATCGCCTGCTGGCGGAGAATATTCAGGATGTGCTTGTGGAAACTACTCCAGCAGGAGTGGTGAGGTATGTTTCTGCATCGGTCCACAATCGTCTGGGATACGAACCCGATGCCTTGATCGGTAGGTCCTTGATGGAACTCATGCACCCGGAGGATGCTGCTGCGCTCAATAGAACTCGCGCGATCGCTGCGAGCGTCTTTGCACCATACCATTCGCAATACCGAATGCGGCACTCGGACGGTAGTTATCTCTGGTTCGAAAGCTCGAGCTCCGTTGTTTGCAATGCCACCACGGGCGAACCGAGGGTTTCGATCGCCTTATTGCGAGACATTACCGAGCGCAAGCAGTTTGAAGCCGCCATCTGCGAGTTGAATGACGACCTGGAGGCCCGTGTGGAGCAAAGGACTGCTGCACTAGAGCGCCTCAATTTTCATAACCAAGAGTTACTGACACGAGAGCAGAAGGCCAAATTCGACCTGGGGCAGAGCGAGCAGCAGTATCGATCGGTCGTCAACAACGTTCGGGACATCATCTTCAAACTCGATTTGTCTGGAAACTTGACTTTCCTCAACCCCGCTTGGTCTGAGGTCATGGGCTACGACCGCAACACCAGCCTGAATACCAAGCTGAGCAGTTACCTCTTTGACGCCGATCTGCCCAGTTATGAGAAGGCGATCGAGCAGCTGTGCCAAGGGGAAGAGTCTGGGCGACGCTTGGAGTTTCGGGTTCGGACGGGTTCGGGCGATCTGTGCTGGCTGGAGATGGATGCCAGTCGGATGGAAGCAACCGAGCCGCTACCTGCCTGCGTGACCGGCATATTGACTGACATCACTCAGCGCAAGCGGTCCGAAGAACTTCTACAGGCAAGAGCAGAGGAACTAGAAGCGATCAACGCCTCTCTCTTACAGACCACTGCCTTGGTGGAACGCCGCAATCGGGAACTGGATCAATTTGCTTACGTAACATCCCACGATCTCAAAGCTCCCCTGCGAGCCATAGCCAATTTGTCGCACTGGATTGAAGAAGATCTGGAAGATGTTCTGACGGAGGAGACCCGCCACCAGATGAACCTGCTCAGAAGCCGCGTAGAGCGGATGGAAGCCTTGATTAACGGGCTACTGCAATATTCGCGGGTGGGCCGGACTGGGACCGAGCAGATTCGAGTTGACGTTGCGGTGCTGCTCGCCGAGGTGCTAGAGATGTTATCTCTTCCTCCCGAATGTCGCATCCAAATTGACGATCCGATGCCCACAATCGTCACCGAAAAGCTGCTGTTACAGCAGGTGTTTAGCAACTTGATTAGCAATGCCGTCAAACACCACAACCGTTCCGACGGACAGGTACGGATTTCGGCAACCCGAGAACGGGATCGAGTCGTTTTCAGCGTTGCCGATGATGGTCCTGGAATTGCCCCCCAGTATCACGAGAAGATTTTCAGCATCTTCCAGACGCTGGAAGCTCGCGATAAAACTGAGAATACGGGCATCGGCTTGTCGATTGTGAAAAAGATTGTTGAAACCAGTGGAGGATCGATTCAGGTCCAATCGCAGCCAGGTCGCGGTGCTACATTCACATTTTCATTGCCGATCTCCCAACTTTAA